A stretch of Microbulbifer sp. SAOS-129_SWC DNA encodes these proteins:
- a CDS encoding nuclear transport factor 2 family protein — translation MAETGNAELATKFLSMVAAGNVREAYDRYVAKHFQHHNAYFPSDRESLLLAMEQSAEAEPNKSFTIKQVIDSGVRVAVYSHLKRAAVPVEYAVVHILRFECGQIVEMWDLGQEIPTDSPNDLGMF, via the coding sequence ATGGCAGAAACAGGCAATGCAGAGTTAGCAACCAAATTTCTATCGATGGTCGCGGCAGGCAATGTTCGCGAGGCCTATGATCGTTATGTGGCCAAACATTTCCAACACCACAATGCCTATTTTCCGAGCGATCGCGAGTCCCTGCTTCTAGCTATGGAACAAAGCGCCGAGGCGGAGCCAAACAAGTCGTTTACCATCAAGCAGGTCATTGATTCCGGGGTACGCGTGGCAGTTTATTCACACCTGAAACGTGCGGCAGTCCCGGTGGAGTATGCCGTTGTCCATATCCTGCGATTCGAATGCGGACAAATTGTGGAAATGTGGGATCTGGGGCAGGAGATACCCACAGACTCGCCCAACGACCTGGGCATGTTTTAG
- a CDS encoding transposase: MSELAPKKSSIFFVRSIGEYFTASNDAKAVREAIRRIKVQEPTRIVIEATGRMEEIFVFDVARQGLSVIVANPLHLRRFAGSIGQLAKTHKIDSQLITHFGGSIKSGQTSITPENSRKISDLLVRNRQAVEMQAIE; encoded by the coding sequence ATGTCGGAATTGGCGCCGAAAAAGAGCTCGATATTTTTTGTTCGTTCCATCGGTGAATATTTTACTGCAAGCAATGATGCGAAGGCAGTGCGCGAAGCGATCAGGCGTATCAAGGTACAGGAGCCAACACGTATCGTCATTGAAGCCACTGGTCGTATGGAGGAAATCTTCGTGTTCGATGTTGCCAGACAGGGTTTGAGCGTTATCGTCGCCAATCCGCTTCACTTGCGACGGTTTGCTGGCTCCATTGGGCAACTAGCGAAAACACACAAAATTGATAGCCAGTTAATTACACATTTTGGCGGCAGCATAAAGTCGGGGCAAACCAGCATAACACCAGAAAATAGCCGGAAAATTAGTGATTTACTGGTTCGTAACCGACAGGCGGTGGAGATGCAGGCAATAGAGTAA
- a CDS encoding cupin domain-containing protein: MIRNFLHCERETAEHSHGGEGAIEVQKVFRRADFSGAWDFALRVIMPPGSSMGLHEHGEDEEMYILLDGEGLMTTDGREQRVGRGDMVLNRPGGTHGLQNDSDRPIELLILQASLK, from the coding sequence TTGATCAGGAATTTTTTACACTGCGAGCGTGAAACTGCCGAGCACAGCCATGGCGGTGAGGGCGCTATTGAGGTACAGAAGGTATTTCGCCGCGCCGATTTCAGCGGTGCCTGGGACTTTGCCCTGCGCGTAATCATGCCGCCGGGCAGCTCGATGGGATTGCACGAGCACGGCGAGGACGAAGAGATGTACATTCTCCTCGACGGCGAGGGCCTGATGACCACCGACGGCCGTGAGCAGCGCGTTGGCCGCGGCGATATGGTCCTGAACCGGCCCGGTGGGACACACGGCCTGCAAAACGACAGCGACCGGCCGATAGAACTGCTGATTCTTCAGGCCAGCCTCAAATAA
- a CDS encoding CatB-related O-acetyltransferase, producing MKYRIPVSNELLAYFNQNRVYFTPFGTCKMQGRFRPNEQLAFPADGVIEPYCNYINGSILFSMGSFSFSRSPLPLDTKVGRYCSIGARVSVLGIDHPITRFTTSSITYDKQAITSLKFFEDNPDLSNFQVRNTEPKNQLGVTIGNDVWIGEDVSIARGVTIGNGAILAAKALITKDVPPYSIVGGVPAKVIRYRFSNEIVEQLCQLQWWDYKVKTILSDNADVDIQEFIIKAVRSIESGKAEPYRPNVVDIKNLKPFLAHA from the coding sequence TTGAAATACAGAATCCCCGTCAGCAACGAGCTGCTAGCCTACTTTAACCAGAACCGCGTGTACTTTACGCCATTTGGAACTTGTAAAATGCAAGGGCGCTTTAGACCTAATGAACAACTAGCATTTCCTGCAGATGGTGTCATTGAGCCTTATTGCAATTACATTAATGGGAGCATTTTATTCTCAATGGGTTCATTCTCTTTTTCGAGGAGCCCATTGCCTTTGGACACAAAGGTTGGTCGCTATTGCTCCATCGGAGCCAGAGTCAGCGTGTTGGGTATCGATCACCCAATCACCAGGTTTACAACATCATCAATCACCTACGACAAGCAAGCTATTACCAGTCTGAAATTTTTTGAAGATAACCCTGACTTATCTAATTTTCAGGTAAGAAACACCGAACCTAAAAATCAATTGGGCGTAACGATTGGTAACGATGTGTGGATTGGTGAAGATGTTTCTATTGCTAGAGGGGTAACAATTGGTAATGGAGCTATTCTTGCAGCAAAAGCATTGATAACTAAAGATGTACCGCCCTACTCAATTGTTGGTGGCGTGCCGGCCAAAGTGATTCGGTATCGCTTTTCCAATGAAATTGTAGAGCAGTTATGTCAATTGCAGTGGTGGGACTATAAGGTTAAAACGATATTGTCAGACAATGCCGATGTCGACATCCAAGAATTTATTATTAAAGCAGTTCGCTCTATCGAATCCGGCAAAGCTGAGCCATATAGACCGAACGTTGTTGACATAAAAAATCTAAAACCATTTCTAGCGCATGCGTAA
- a CDS encoding putative selenate ABC transporter substrate-binding protein, whose product MRYLTALLALLVSVCSHAADAQRPQFTFTAIPDQNEAELVRRFSQVADYLSEELQVDVKYIPVKSYPAAITAFRNNQVQLAWFGGLSGVQARRAVPGSEAIAQGYEDQLFKSYFIAHKSTGIKAGDTLPKAIAGHSFTFGSKGSTSGRLMPEFYIRQTFGEAPKKVFSRVGFSGDHSRTIALVQSGAYDVGAVNYSVWDKAVADGKVDTSLVSVIWTTPTYADYQWTVRGDVDKQFGAGFKAKLTKALLELHDKKILDTFPRSKFVPASNNTYKAIEQTATDIGLLNDF is encoded by the coding sequence ATGCGCTATTTAACCGCATTACTGGCTCTGTTGGTGTCTGTGTGCAGCCATGCCGCAGACGCCCAGCGCCCGCAATTCACCTTCACCGCCATTCCCGACCAGAACGAAGCCGAGCTGGTGCGCCGATTCAGCCAGGTGGCCGACTACCTGTCGGAGGAGCTGCAGGTGGATGTGAAATACATTCCGGTGAAGAGCTACCCGGCGGCGATCACCGCCTTCCGCAACAACCAGGTGCAGCTGGCCTGGTTCGGCGGCCTGTCCGGTGTACAGGCGCGCCGCGCGGTGCCCGGTTCGGAGGCCATCGCCCAGGGCTACGAGGACCAGCTGTTCAAGAGCTACTTCATCGCCCACAAGAGCACCGGCATCAAAGCCGGTGACACGCTGCCCAAGGCCATCGCCGGACACTCGTTCACATTCGGCTCCAAGGGGTCCACTTCCGGGCGCCTGATGCCGGAATTCTATATTCGCCAGACGTTCGGCGAGGCACCGAAGAAGGTCTTCTCCCGCGTGGGTTTCAGCGGCGACCACAGCCGCACCATCGCGCTGGTGCAGTCCGGCGCCTACGATGTCGGCGCGGTGAACTACTCGGTGTGGGACAAGGCCGTTGCCGACGGCAAGGTGGATACCAGCCTGGTGTCGGTGATCTGGACCACCCCCACCTACGCCGACTACCAGTGGACCGTGCGCGGCGATGTGGACAAGCAGTTTGGTGCCGGCTTCAAGGCGAAGCTGACCAAGGCGCTGCTCGAGCTGCACGACAAGAAAATCCTGGATACTTTCCCGCGCAGCAAGTTCGTGCCCGCCAGTAACAACACCTACAAGGCGATCGAGCAGACGGCGACCGATATCGGCCTGCTCAACGATTTCTGA
- a CDS encoding IS3 family transposase: protein MVRYAFIDSLRGVYAISKMCRWSKVSRSGYYKWRRRAPSARDVRKLEAERLLVNLFSRFKSRYGSPRMTVELNESGLPISENTVAKLMAKQGLKARNGKGYKYFPNVLANNNVSDNLLRRRFQASKPDEKWVSDITYIKVEKGFVYLAVIMDLFSRKIVGWSLDSTMTNQLIIDAFEMAVASRKVEPGLILHSDRGVQYRSGEYQALLLNEGIRPSMSRKGNCWDNAAMESFFARFKVEALYAEDVTTKKEAYSCVFDYIELFYNSHRRHSTLGYKSPNAFEQDHHRMCA from the coding sequence ATGGTGAGGTACGCCTTTATCGATTCTCTTCGCGGTGTGTACGCGATCTCCAAGATGTGCCGCTGGTCAAAGGTTAGCCGATCTGGTTACTACAAGTGGCGGAGGCGTGCTCCTAGTGCCAGGGACGTGAGGAAGCTGGAAGCGGAGCGCCTCTTGGTTAACCTATTTTCCCGCTTCAAGTCTCGTTATGGCTCTCCCAGGATGACAGTAGAGCTCAACGAGAGCGGACTGCCGATTAGCGAGAACACAGTTGCAAAACTGATGGCAAAACAAGGACTTAAGGCAAGGAACGGTAAGGGTTACAAATACTTTCCCAACGTGCTGGCCAACAATAATGTCAGCGATAACCTGCTGAGACGTCGATTTCAGGCCAGCAAGCCCGATGAAAAATGGGTGTCCGATATCACTTACATAAAAGTTGAAAAGGGTTTTGTGTATCTTGCGGTGATTATGGACTTATTCTCACGTAAAATAGTCGGCTGGTCGCTCGATTCCACGATGACCAATCAGCTGATCATCGATGCCTTCGAGATGGCCGTCGCTTCACGTAAAGTAGAACCTGGCTTGATTTTACATTCAGATCGAGGCGTCCAGTATCGCTCCGGTGAGTACCAGGCGCTATTGCTCAATGAAGGGATCAGGCCTAGCATGAGCCGTAAGGGCAATTGCTGGGATAATGCAGCGATGGAATCATTTTTCGCGCGCTTCAAAGTGGAAGCGCTCTATGCCGAAGATGTCACGACGAAGAAAGAAGCATATTCCTGCGTCTTTGATTATATCGAGCTTTTCTACAACAGCCACCGTCGACACAGTACTTTGGGATATAAGAGCCCAAATGCATTCGAGCAGGATCATCATCGGATGTGTGCCTAA
- a CDS encoding IS110 family transposase, with amino-acid sequence MAIQRNRVTGVNVGVDVGKFSLDFHIHERGVHWSSDNSEEGIRYSIGRIRRYNVERVVVEATGRYELNFAQTAFERDLPIVIAKPLSVRRYAGAIDQLAKTDRIDAALIAEFGAKVQPRISRNNGKNLRRIKDLLARRRQLMNIRVQELNRDEVMGDGILEASYRRVLKILDKEIEWVDGQLSKAIEKESSWSEKKRLLKSVPGVGDVLAHTLLGDLPELGTLNNKQIASLAGVAPFNRDSGKLKGKRRIQGGRRSVRVVLYMATVSATLCNPAIKAQYQQLVAKGKHKKVALVACMRKLLTVLNAMVRDQKEWVA; translated from the coding sequence ATGGCAATTCAACGTAACAGGGTAACGGGTGTCAATGTTGGTGTGGATGTTGGCAAGTTCTCTCTGGATTTTCACATCCATGAAAGAGGCGTTCACTGGTCGTCTGACAACAGCGAGGAAGGTATTCGCTATTCGATTGGGCGCATACGCCGTTATAACGTAGAACGGGTAGTTGTCGAGGCCACGGGCCGTTATGAGCTGAACTTTGCTCAGACAGCCTTTGAGCGCGATCTGCCGATCGTAATTGCTAAACCTCTCTCTGTACGGCGCTATGCAGGTGCTATTGACCAGCTGGCAAAAACTGATCGCATAGATGCTGCTCTGATTGCAGAGTTTGGCGCGAAAGTGCAGCCTAGGATAAGTCGCAATAACGGAAAGAACTTAAGAAGAATCAAAGACTTACTGGCCCGCCGTCGCCAACTGATGAACATTAGAGTTCAAGAATTGAATCGCGATGAAGTCATGGGAGACGGAATCCTGGAGGCCTCCTACCGGCGTGTCCTGAAGATTCTCGACAAGGAGATTGAGTGGGTTGATGGGCAGCTCTCAAAGGCCATCGAAAAAGAATCATCCTGGTCTGAGAAGAAGAGATTACTCAAAAGTGTACCAGGTGTTGGCGACGTTCTAGCGCACACTCTCCTTGGAGACCTACCTGAACTCGGAACGTTGAACAACAAGCAGATTGCTTCGCTAGCTGGCGTCGCGCCATTTAACCGAGACAGCGGGAAGCTCAAGGGAAAGCGACGGATTCAAGGTGGCAGGAGATCTGTACGTGTCGTGCTGTATATGGCTACCGTCAGCGCTACGCTGTGCAACCCGGCAATCAAAGCTCAATACCAACAATTGGTAGCAAAAGGAAAGCACAAAAAGGTAGCTTTAGTTGCCTGCATGCGTAAGTTGCTCACGGTCTTAAACGCGATGGTTCGCGACCAAAAGGAATGGGTCGCCTAG
- a CDS encoding GNAT family N-acetyltransferase: protein MLIRQPHQRDAAALARFYTSNAGHLQPWEPLRPEGYHSVSAWEARLREREREQAEGRAAYFAGFDPHTGATIGVCSLTNIVRGAFQACHMGYAVDLSYQGQGWMKAICLHAIHYAFEELRLHRIMANYIPRNERSGQLLQTLGFEQEGLASKYLLINGRWEDHVLTSLLNPNSSH, encoded by the coding sequence ATGTTAATAAGACAACCCCACCAACGCGATGCAGCGGCACTGGCCCGCTTTTACACCAGCAATGCCGGGCATCTGCAGCCGTGGGAACCTTTGCGTCCCGAGGGTTATCACAGCGTATCGGCCTGGGAGGCGCGTCTGCGCGAACGCGAGCGGGAACAGGCCGAGGGCCGCGCGGCATACTTTGCCGGATTCGATCCCCACACTGGCGCCACCATCGGTGTCTGCTCACTGACCAATATCGTCCGCGGTGCGTTTCAAGCCTGCCATATGGGTTATGCGGTGGACCTGAGTTACCAGGGGCAGGGGTGGATGAAGGCGATCTGTCTTCATGCTATCCATTACGCCTTCGAAGAACTGCGATTACACCGCATTATGGCCAACTATATTCCGCGCAATGAAAGGTCCGGACAACTGCTGCAAACCCTGGGCTTCGAGCAGGAGGGACTGGCAAGCAAGTACCTGTTGATTAACGGCCGCTGGGAAGACCATGTGCTGACGTCACTGCTCAATCCCAACAGCAGTCACTGA
- a CDS encoding DUF3147 family protein, producing the protein MYYFFKIFVTALLVVAISEVSKRSSLIGAVLASVPLVSVLAMLWLYIDTRDIAKISALSTSVFWLVLPSLVLFVLLPVFLKMGWGFYLSLFTAIAATVVSYFAMIAALNHFGVKL; encoded by the coding sequence ATGTATTATTTTTTCAAGATATTTGTTACTGCGCTTCTGGTCGTCGCCATTTCCGAGGTGTCCAAACGGAGCTCATTAATCGGTGCGGTTTTGGCCTCTGTGCCCCTGGTTTCGGTACTGGCCATGCTCTGGCTATACATTGACACCCGGGATATCGCAAAGATCAGTGCCTTATCGACCAGTGTCTTTTGGCTGGTACTGCCTTCCCTGGTTTTATTCGTTCTATTACCCGTTTTCCTGAAAATGGGTTGGGGCTTTTACTTGAGCCTCTTTACTGCAATTGCGGCAACGGTTGTCAGCTACTTCGCCATGATTGCTGCGCTGAATCATTTCGGAGTGAAACTATAA
- a CDS encoding LysR family transcriptional regulator, with the protein MSKPKTALSGRLSDMDLRLLRVFREVVRAGGLAPAEVALNISRSTISTHLSDLEARLGMPLCLRSRGRADFKLTREGEALFEAINELDGHLDAFKSQVNAIQSQLTGSLRVVLPDDVLDIPQLDLPATIARIKQQAPQLQLDLQLAAPQELELEILAGRADVGINPLHSRRPGLDYRPLFHHQSRLYCGRRHPLAGATEVSEELLTQQELAAPSHAVLSGAAHLYRLFPRKSTANHMAARLAMLLSGQFVGFLPEYLAERHVQSGELIALSPERFHYRIQNAATFKRSAAEHAAVRLFLESLEIEN; encoded by the coding sequence ATGAGTAAGCCCAAAACCGCCCTCAGCGGCCGCCTCAGCGATATGGACCTGCGCCTGCTGCGCGTGTTCCGCGAAGTGGTGCGCGCCGGCGGCCTGGCGCCGGCGGAAGTCGCGCTGAATATCAGTCGCTCCACCATCAGCACCCACCTGTCGGATCTCGAGGCGCGCCTCGGCATGCCCCTGTGCCTGCGCTCCCGCGGCCGCGCGGATTTCAAGCTGACCCGCGAGGGAGAGGCACTGTTCGAGGCCATCAACGAACTCGACGGGCACCTGGATGCGTTCAAGAGCCAGGTCAACGCCATCCAGTCACAGCTCACCGGCAGCTTGCGCGTGGTACTGCCGGACGACGTGCTGGACATCCCGCAGCTGGACCTGCCGGCCACCATCGCCCGCATCAAGCAACAGGCACCGCAACTGCAGCTCGACCTGCAACTGGCGGCGCCACAGGAACTGGAGCTGGAGATACTCGCCGGCCGCGCCGATGTGGGCATCAACCCGCTGCACTCGCGCCGCCCGGGCCTCGACTACCGGCCGCTGTTCCACCACCAGTCGCGCCTCTACTGCGGCCGCCGGCATCCCCTGGCCGGGGCAACCGAGGTGAGTGAGGAGTTACTGACCCAGCAGGAACTGGCCGCCCCCAGCCACGCCGTGCTCTCCGGCGCCGCCCACCTCTACCGCCTGTTCCCGCGCAAGAGCACCGCCAACCATATGGCCGCGCGTCTGGCCATGCTGCTGTCCGGCCAGTTCGTCGGCTTCCTGCCCGAGTACCTCGCCGAGCGCCATGTGCAGAGCGGCGAACTGATCGCCCTGAGCCCCGAAAGATTCCACTACCGGATCCAGAATGCAGCGACCTTCAAGCGCAGCGCAGCCGAACATGCCGCGGTGCGATTGTTTCTGGAATCGTTGGAGATTGAGAACTGA
- a CDS encoding NAD(P)H-dependent oxidoreductase translates to MKQLKMLALSGSLRRDSYNSAALRALQLLAPAAIDIRVGDIGGLPLFNPDREDEAIAAVAELKADLALCDGLVIASPEYAHGISGPMKNALDWLVSGTEFPSKPIMLINTSPRAHHALDALKEVLATMSGTLFEEAFVSIPLLGSGLDSATIATDSLCAEQLCRGLQAFAAAIRTLQSG, encoded by the coding sequence ATGAAACAACTAAAAATGCTCGCGCTGTCCGGCAGCCTGCGCCGGGATTCCTATAACAGCGCCGCGCTGCGCGCACTGCAGCTACTGGCGCCGGCGGCTATCGATATCCGCGTGGGTGATATCGGTGGCCTGCCGCTGTTCAACCCGGACCGGGAAGACGAGGCGATCGCCGCAGTCGCGGAGCTTAAAGCCGATCTGGCGCTTTGCGACGGGCTGGTGATCGCCAGCCCGGAATACGCGCACGGAATCAGCGGGCCGATGAAGAATGCGCTGGATTGGCTGGTGAGCGGTACGGAATTTCCGTCCAAACCGATCATGCTGATCAATACCTCGCCGCGCGCGCACCATGCGCTGGACGCGCTGAAGGAGGTGCTCGCGACCATGTCCGGCACGCTGTTCGAGGAAGCATTCGTGTCGATTCCACTGCTCGGCAGTGGTCTCGACAGCGCAACCATCGCCACCGATAGTCTCTGCGCGGAGCAACTGTGCCGCGGCCTGCAGGCGTTTGCCGCGGCTATCCGCACGCTGCAGAGCGGCTGA
- a CDS encoding DUF5063 domain-containing protein, with product MTEAQRTIEEFVDYVLSGKTAISDLSELATHLDKLAYSINHVNYEFDETDYPDAPARNYAESRAIVEKRFPELGYYNVVKDISENIESTKVLVGDSVDDLVDIAGDLQDVLWYFENTSADDALWHFRNSYTSHWGRHLRDLQFYLHDKL from the coding sequence ATGACCGAAGCTCAAAGAACAATAGAAGAGTTTGTAGATTACGTCTTGTCAGGAAAGACGGCTATTTCAGATCTGAGTGAGCTTGCAACTCACTTAGACAAGCTGGCCTACTCTATAAATCACGTAAATTACGAGTTTGATGAAACTGATTATCCTGATGCACCGGCTAGAAATTATGCAGAATCTAGAGCCATCGTAGAGAAGCGGTTTCCTGAGCTTGGCTATTACAATGTAGTAAAAGATATTTCTGAAAATATAGAAAGTACTAAAGTTCTTGTTGGTGATTCCGTCGATGATCTTGTGGACATAGCCGGTGATCTTCAGGACGTTTTGTGGTATTTCGAGAATACGTCAGCTGATGATGCACTTTGGCACTTCAGAAATAGCTATACAAGCCACTGGGGGCGTCACCTTAGGGATCTTCAATTTTATCTCCACGACAAACTATGA
- a CDS encoding transposase yields MSKKRKNKYNHYTEDFRREAVRRSEDPNVSAAEVAKDLGIHPGQIYNWRRQYKRLSEKQFNSMNGVDYSMEESEEIRKLRRQVSDLKEENEFLKKATAYFSRDKW; encoded by the coding sequence ATGAGCAAGAAGCGTAAGAACAAATACAACCACTACACCGAAGACTTCCGCCGAGAAGCAGTACGTCGATCTGAAGATCCCAACGTAAGCGCAGCGGAAGTAGCCAAAGATCTTGGTATACACCCCGGGCAGATATACAACTGGCGCCGCCAGTACAAGCGGCTGTCGGAGAAGCAATTCAATAGTATGAATGGGGTGGACTATTCAATGGAAGAAAGTGAAGAGATCCGTAAGCTAAGGCGGCAGGTGAGCGATCTTAAAGAAGAGAATGAATTCTTAAAAAAGGCGACGGCGTACTTCAGCAGAGACAAATGGTGA
- a CDS encoding VOC family protein yields MFDHVVFGVSDYAASKAFYLKALEPLGIAVVLEGELGIELSADGRSSLCLFETEEQPAHLHLAFMAENHRQVEAFHRAALEAGGTDNGAPGLRSQYHANYFAAFVIDPDGHNIEVVCHQPATL; encoded by the coding sequence ATGTTTGATCACGTCGTATTCGGAGTCAGCGATTATGCCGCTAGCAAAGCATTCTATCTCAAGGCGCTAGAGCCACTCGGCATCGCTGTTGTGCTGGAGGGAGAGCTCGGTATCGAGCTCAGCGCGGACGGCCGGTCCTCACTTTGCCTGTTCGAAACCGAGGAGCAGCCAGCGCATTTGCACCTGGCTTTCATGGCCGAAAATCACCGGCAGGTCGAGGCGTTCCATCGCGCAGCACTGGAAGCGGGCGGTACGGATAATGGCGCGCCGGGGCTGCGCTCGCAGTATCACGCGAACTACTTCGCCGCATTCGTCATCGATCCGGACGGGCACAATATCGAGGTGGTTTGCCACCAGCCCGCTACCTTATAA
- a CDS encoding DDE-type integrase/transposase/recombinase: MSGSKPNEKWMSDITYIKVERGFVYLAVIMDLLSRKIVGWLLDATMTNQLIIDAIEMAGASCKVEPGLILHSDRGVRYRPGEHPALLLDKGIRPSMSCKGKCWDNAVME, from the coding sequence ATTTCAGGCAGCAAGCCCAATGAAAAGTGGATGTCCGATATTACTTACATCAAAGTTGAAAGGGGTTTTGTGTATCTTGCGGTGATTATGGACTTATTATCACGTAAAATTGTTGGCTGGTTGCTCGATGCCACAATGACCAACCAGCTGATCATCGATGCCATCGAGATGGCAGGAGCTTCATGTAAGGTAGAGCCAGGCCTGATTCTACATTCAGATCGAGGCGTCCGGTATCGCCCTGGGGAGCACCCGGCGCTATTGCTTGACAAAGGGATCAGGCCGAGCATGAGCTGTAAAGGCAAGTGCTGGGATAATGCAGTGATGGAGTAA
- a CDS encoding helix-hairpin-helix domain-containing protein, producing the protein MNPDKADRRKTTKLTDLPNIGKAGASDLKLLGITSPEDLVGRDPYQMYEELCSATGQKHDPCVIDVFISITRFMGGDEARPWWVYTSERKNALGPK; encoded by the coding sequence ATGAATCCAGATAAAGCTGATCGCAGAAAAACCACGAAGTTGACCGACCTCCCTAATATTGGCAAGGCCGGCGCTTCTGACCTGAAATTACTTGGCATCACGAGCCCGGAAGATCTTGTGGGACGCGACCCATACCAAATGTACGAGGAGCTCTGCAGTGCGACTGGCCAGAAACATGATCCTTGCGTAATTGATGTGTTTATATCAATTACTCGCTTTATGGGCGGCGATGAGGCCAGGCCCTGGTGGGTATATACATCGGAGCGTAAAAATGCTCTCGGGCCAAAGTAA
- a CDS encoding ATP-binding cassette domain-containing protein, with translation MGDLLELRHCRLTYPSGDRRGAERLALAIDQLSIRTGDRIALLGRSGAGKSTLLHHLRRQLAHTSSWCPQQASLVPQLKAFHNIYAGALQRHSALTNLKNLLLPSPRFRAEIAALAEPLGIAELLWNKADALSGGQQQRVAVARALYQRKPVLLADEPVAALDPQQGEQVLALLLERHDTAVVALHDAGLAQRLCNRIIGLRDGALLFDCAAEKVDDAALAQLYR, from the coding sequence ATGGGCGACCTGCTCGAGCTGCGCCACTGCCGGCTCACCTACCCCAGTGGCGATCGCCGCGGGGCCGAGCGGCTGGCGCTGGCGATCGACCAACTGAGTATTCGTACCGGTGACCGCATCGCGCTGCTGGGCAGGAGCGGTGCCGGCAAGAGCACGCTGTTGCACCACCTGCGCCGGCAGCTGGCGCATACCAGCAGCTGGTGCCCGCAGCAGGCCTCGCTGGTGCCGCAGCTGAAGGCCTTTCACAATATCTACGCCGGCGCGCTGCAACGCCACTCGGCGCTCACCAACCTGAAGAACCTGCTGCTGCCGTCGCCGCGCTTTCGCGCGGAGATCGCGGCACTTGCAGAACCGCTCGGCATTGCCGAATTGCTGTGGAACAAGGCGGATGCGCTGTCCGGCGGCCAGCAACAGCGCGTGGCCGTGGCGCGCGCCCTCTACCAGCGCAAGCCGGTGCTGCTGGCCGATGAGCCGGTGGCGGCACTGGATCCGCAGCAAGGCGAGCAGGTGCTGGCGCTGCTGCTGGAGCGCCACGACACCGCGGTGGTGGCGCTGCACGACGCCGGGCTGGCGCAGCGACTGTGCAATCGTATTATCGGCCTGCGCGACGGTGCCCTGCTGTTCGACTGCGCCGCCGAAAAGGTGGACGACGCCGCGCTCGCGCAGCTGTACCGATGA